Proteins encoded in a region of the Acipenser ruthenus chromosome 11, fAciRut3.2 maternal haplotype, whole genome shotgun sequence genome:
- the LOC131739428 gene encoding NACHT, LRR and PYD domains-containing protein 3-like isoform X6: MEDKEENEDINVAKDAFDGIGKKDAAERLLEKAEPARDKRKKSDHDDEPARNKRKKSGHEDEPDSPGQSSISYSAENRSIIVAPHLQGHSIDNVLINVNVGNERDERKKSDHDNKPALEEPDSNKRKIICQQNYKKEVEKKYGKMKDYNSLTGEWVDFNKRYTKLLILRRHPKLKEREDELKSRGHLEWRKKYKSDEAMCIQVKDVFAPDENGEIPTTVVLQGPAGIGKTFTVNKIMFDWASKNIFQDTFDYVFHFDFRKLNTKGDVSLIELLSDQYSDLNLKEILACPEKLLFLMDGFDEWKFPLDQDEGGDERTKQPVAITVNRLLKRKILSKSTLLITTRPSSLETLETSVTLQRFADLLGFSEHEIQEYVSKYFQTKEQAEQALNYIKENESVSTLCFVPVVCWIVCEVIKQSIACGEELNRNLKTATQVFVHFVITLCRHHGNNSPSDIIHKLGPLALGGVRKQQFLFQKEELEKLISSPVQGVSAFLSKIQFKQGLSCGSAYHFLHLSIQELFAAMFCVSGMSDEEINTLLNDSLHNRCLLNVVQFMFGLANKNIQALIPGSNLLPFCT, from the exons ATGGAAGACAAAGAAGAGAACGAGGACATTAATGTGGCAAAAGATGCCTTTGATGGTATTGGGAAGAAAGATGCCGCTGAACGTCTTCTGGAGAAAGCTGAGCCAG CAagagacaagagaaagaaaagtgATCATGACGACGAACCAG CAAGAaacaagagaaagaaaagtgGTCATGAAGACGAACCAG ACTCCCCTGGTCAGTCGTCCATTTCATACTCTGCTGAGAATAGGTCCATCATAGTGGCTCCACATTTGCAAGGACACAGCATTGACAATGTCCTTATTAACGTCAACGTCGGTAATG AAAGAGACGAGAGAAAGAAAAGTGATCATGACAACAAaccag CACTGGAAGAGCCAGACTCGAACAAAAGAAAGATAA TTTgtcaacaaaattacaaaaaagaagtagaaaaaaaatatggaaaaatgAAAGACTACAATTCCCTAACAGGGGAATGGGTGGATTTTAATAAAAGATACACAAAGCTGCTCATCCTCAGAAGACACCCGAAGTTAAAGGAAAGGGAAGATGAGCTGAAATCAAGAGGACATCTGGAGTGGAGAAAGAAATATAAAAGCGATGAAGCCATGTGCATTCAAGTGAAAGATGTATTTGCTCCAGATGAAAATGGAGAAATACCAACAACTGTTGTACTCCAAGGACCAGCAGGAATTGGAAAAACATTCACAGTTAACAAAATCATGTTTGACTGGGCATCAAAGAACATCTTCCAGGACACGTTTGattatgtttttcattttgactttagAAAGCTCAATACAAAAGGTGACGTTAGCTTGATCGAATTGCTCTCCGACCAGTACAGTGATTTAAATCTTAAGGAAATACTAGCTTGTCCAGAAAAACTCCTTTTCTTGATGGATGGTTTTGATGAATGGAAGTTTCCTTTGGATCAAGATGAGGGTGGAGATGAGCGTACAAAACAGCCAGTTGCAATCACAGTCAATCGGCTTCTTAAAAGGAAAATTCTTTCCAAATCTACCCTGTTAATCACAACAAGGCCTTCCTCTTTAGAAACTCTTGAAACAAGTGTGACTCTGCAACGCTTTGCAGATCTTCTTGGGTTTTCAGAGCATGAAATACAGGAATATGTGTCTAAGTATTTTCAAACCAAGGAGCAAGCTGAACAAGCCCTAAACTACATCAAAGAAAATGAATCTGTGTCGACTCTGTGTTTTGTTCCAGTTGTCTGTTGGATTGTTTGTGAAGTAATAAAACAGAGCATTGCTTGTGGAGAAGAACTTAACAGGAACTTGAAAACAGCCACCCAAGTTTTTGTTCACTTTGTAATTACCCTATGCAGACACCATGGTAACAATTCACCATCGGATATCATTCACAAGCTTGGCCCACTGGCTTTGGGAGGAGTCAGGAAACAGCAATTTTTATTTCAGAAAGAAGAACTGGAAAAGCTTATTTCCAGTCCAGTTCAAGGTGTATCTGCATTTCTCAGCAAAATACAGTTTAAGCAGGGCCTTAGCTGTGGATCTGCATACCATTTTCTGCATTTAAGTATCCAAGAGCTATTTGCTGCCATGTTTTGTGTTTCAGGCATGTCTGATGAAGAAATAAATACCTTGCTCAATGACTCCCTTCATAACAGATGTCTCTTAAATGTAGTTCAATTCATGTTTGGGCTTGCAAACAAGAACATACAAGCGTTGATCCCAGGCAGTAATCTACTACCTTTTTGTACATAA
- the LOC131739428 gene encoding NACHT, LRR and PYD domains-containing protein 3-like isoform X7, whose translation MEDKEENEDINVAKDAFDGIGKKDAAERLLEKAEPARDKRKKSDHDDEPARNKRKKSGHEDEPDSPGQSSISYSAENRSIIVAPHLQGHSIDNVLINVNVERDERKKSDHDNKPALEEPDSNKRKIICQQNYKKEVEKKYGKMKDYNSLTGEWVDFNKRYTKLLILRRHPKLKEREDELKSRGHLEWRKKYKSDEAMCIQVKDVFAPDENGEIPTTVVLQGPAGIGKTFTVNKIMFDWASKNIFQDTFDYVFHFDFRKLNTKGDVSLIELLSDQYSDLNLKEILACPEKLLFLMDGFDEWKFPLDQDEGGDERTKQPVAITVNRLLKRKILSKSTLLITTRPSSLETLETSVTLQRFADLLGFSEHEIQEYVSKYFQTKEQAEQALNYIKENESVSTLCFVPVVCWIVCEVIKQSIACGEELNRNLKTATQVFVHFVITLCRHHGNNSPSDIIHKLGPLALGGVRKQQFLFQKEELEKLISSPVQGVSAFLSKIQFKQGLSCGSAYHFLHLSIQELFAAMFCVSGMSDEEINTLLNDSLHNRCLLNVVQFMFGLANKNIQALIPGSNLLPFCT comes from the exons ATGGAAGACAAAGAAGAGAACGAGGACATTAATGTGGCAAAAGATGCCTTTGATGGTATTGGGAAGAAAGATGCCGCTGAACGTCTTCTGGAGAAAGCTGAGCCAG CAagagacaagagaaagaaaagtgATCATGACGACGAACCAG CAAGAaacaagagaaagaaaagtgGTCATGAAGACGAACCAG ACTCCCCTGGTCAGTCGTCCATTTCATACTCTGCTGAGAATAGGTCCATCATAGTGGCTCCACATTTGCAAGGACACAGCATTGACAATGTCCTTATTAACGTCAACGTCG AAAGAGACGAGAGAAAGAAAAGTGATCATGACAACAAaccag CACTGGAAGAGCCAGACTCGAACAAAAGAAAGATAA TTTgtcaacaaaattacaaaaaagaagtagaaaaaaaatatggaaaaatgAAAGACTACAATTCCCTAACAGGGGAATGGGTGGATTTTAATAAAAGATACACAAAGCTGCTCATCCTCAGAAGACACCCGAAGTTAAAGGAAAGGGAAGATGAGCTGAAATCAAGAGGACATCTGGAGTGGAGAAAGAAATATAAAAGCGATGAAGCCATGTGCATTCAAGTGAAAGATGTATTTGCTCCAGATGAAAATGGAGAAATACCAACAACTGTTGTACTCCAAGGACCAGCAGGAATTGGAAAAACATTCACAGTTAACAAAATCATGTTTGACTGGGCATCAAAGAACATCTTCCAGGACACGTTTGattatgtttttcattttgactttagAAAGCTCAATACAAAAGGTGACGTTAGCTTGATCGAATTGCTCTCCGACCAGTACAGTGATTTAAATCTTAAGGAAATACTAGCTTGTCCAGAAAAACTCCTTTTCTTGATGGATGGTTTTGATGAATGGAAGTTTCCTTTGGATCAAGATGAGGGTGGAGATGAGCGTACAAAACAGCCAGTTGCAATCACAGTCAATCGGCTTCTTAAAAGGAAAATTCTTTCCAAATCTACCCTGTTAATCACAACAAGGCCTTCCTCTTTAGAAACTCTTGAAACAAGTGTGACTCTGCAACGCTTTGCAGATCTTCTTGGGTTTTCAGAGCATGAAATACAGGAATATGTGTCTAAGTATTTTCAAACCAAGGAGCAAGCTGAACAAGCCCTAAACTACATCAAAGAAAATGAATCTGTGTCGACTCTGTGTTTTGTTCCAGTTGTCTGTTGGATTGTTTGTGAAGTAATAAAACAGAGCATTGCTTGTGGAGAAGAACTTAACAGGAACTTGAAAACAGCCACCCAAGTTTTTGTTCACTTTGTAATTACCCTATGCAGACACCATGGTAACAATTCACCATCGGATATCATTCACAAGCTTGGCCCACTGGCTTTGGGAGGAGTCAGGAAACAGCAATTTTTATTTCAGAAAGAAGAACTGGAAAAGCTTATTTCCAGTCCAGTTCAAGGTGTATCTGCATTTCTCAGCAAAATACAGTTTAAGCAGGGCCTTAGCTGTGGATCTGCATACCATTTTCTGCATTTAAGTATCCAAGAGCTATTTGCTGCCATGTTTTGTGTTTCAGGCATGTCTGATGAAGAAATAAATACCTTGCTCAATGACTCCCTTCATAACAGATGTCTCTTAAATGTAGTTCAATTCATGTTTGGGCTTGCAAACAAGAACATACAAGCGTTGATCCCAGGCAGTAATCTACTACCTTTTTGTACATAA